A genomic window from Daphnia carinata strain CSIRO-1 chromosome 9, CSIRO_AGI_Dcar_HiC_V3, whole genome shotgun sequence includes:
- the LOC130700947 gene encoding sialate:O-sulfotransferase 2-like translates to MRFVSIRRHFHYFSMVAIISCCYIMLLRTSSKNDAEDIRYQPEQQLVDVKNEALIELKDEIRVLPYSAPAVEIQQPIPDVSSKKIDRIENLPPMGAPSTHPNRTLNWLDLWSNDTFCNQFTVHLLEENSVQPRALVSFPGSGNTWLRMLLMGVTGLYVDTIYPGDELFISKAGSTYELNKDCNCSLLQKTHDLSLFSVIYNMAIANKSTEKRIHQEIDQFRGEGILVIRNPFKAILSYRNFAFGGNMAGLAPVEAFSQGLEPVRIGERKISTWDQFISRSVASWEMLATVWIRGLKRGGVVYYEKLRRDTGPQLLRMAEMLGIPNVNKDRLDCVLRHNQDNTFKRSESGPKNYPKNPFTESQHLLILKSIQSVQMALKERGLDPLPVEMYDFYTPMYQYGHWNGDAL, encoded by the exons atgcgattcGTCTCGATTCGTCGCCATTTTCACTATTTCTCTATGGTTGCCATTATCTCTTGCTGTTATATCATGTTGTTACGAACGTCGTCGAAGAACGATGCTGAAGACATCCGCTATCAGCCAGAGCAGCAACTAGTGGATGTTAAAAATGAAGCGCTTATTGAGTTGAAAGATGAAATTCGCGTATTGCCTTACTCAGCACCTGCTGTAGAAATCCAGCAACCTATACCAGATGTCTCGTCAAAGAAAATCGATCGGATTGAAAATTTACCACCGATGGGAGCACCGTCCACTCATCCAAATAGAACGCTCAACTGGCTCGATTTGTGGTCCAATGATACGTTTTGCAATCAGTTCACAGTTCATCTTCTGGAAGAAAACAGCGTTCAACCTCGAGCTTTGGTGTCTTTCCCTGGAAGCGGAAACACTTGGTTGCGTATGCTGTTGATGGGCGTGACCGGACTGTACGTCGATACCATCTACCCGGGCGATGAACTTTTCATTTCTAAGG CTGGGAGCACGTACGAGTTGAACAAGGACTGCAATTGTTCTTTGTTGCAGAAGACTCACGATTTGTCGCTTTTCTCTGTGATTTACAACATGGCAATTGCCAACAAGTCGACAGAGAAGCGGATCCACCAGGAGATTGACCAATTTCGCGGAGAAGGAATCCTCGTCATTCGCAATCCTTTTAAGGCTATCTTATCTTATCGAAACTTTGCCTTTGGTGGAAACATGGCCGGTCTAGCTCCAGTCGAAGCTTTTTCTCAAGGTCTTGAACCCGTGCGGATCGGAGAGCGAAAAATATCCA CGTGGGATCAGTTCATCAGCCGCAGCGTCGCTAGTTGGGAAATGTTGGCAACCGTTTGGATCAGAGGATTGAAACGAGGTGGCGTCGTTTACTACGAAAAACTGCGTCGAGACACGGGCCCGCAGCTGTTGCGAATGGCCGAAATGCTAGGCATTCCAAACGTGAATAAAGATCGACTAGATTGCGTTCTTCGTCACAACCAGGACAACACATTTAAACGGAGTGAATCTGGCCCGAAGAATTATCCAAA GAATCCATTTACGGAGAGCCAACATTTGCTGATATTGAAATCCATTCAAAGCGTCCAAATGGCATTGAAAGAACGAGGACTGGACCCTTTACCTGTCGAGATGTATGATTTCTACACACCAATGTACCAGTATGGCCATTGGAACGGCGACGCCCTGTGA